A single region of the Nocardioides aquaticus genome encodes:
- a CDS encoding ferritin-like fold-containing protein, producing the protein MAESHEGAATSTTGPDVPVAFEDPGYREAVVDLLGVIAYAEISAFERLAEDAKLAPTLADKVALAAMATAEFSKVAAIHDRVRTFGGDPFEAMTPFRLPVEQFHRHTAPADWLESLVKAYVGDGLANDFYREVAAYLDPGTRDLVVTSVEGGEHAAFVVDRVRAAIAADPRVGGRLALWGRRLMGEALIQAQRVAAERDALSALLAGGVDRPGLDLAALGRMFTRLTERHAERMALLGLDS; encoded by the coding sequence ATGGCTGAATCTCACGAGGGTGCGGCGACCTCGACCACCGGCCCCGACGTCCCGGTGGCCTTCGAGGACCCCGGCTACCGCGAGGCCGTCGTCGACCTCCTGGGGGTCATCGCCTACGCCGAGATCTCCGCCTTCGAGCGGCTCGCCGAGGACGCCAAGCTCGCCCCGACCCTGGCCGACAAGGTCGCGCTGGCCGCGATGGCCACCGCGGAGTTCTCCAAGGTCGCCGCGATCCACGACCGGGTCCGCACCTTCGGCGGGGACCCGTTCGAGGCGATGACGCCGTTCCGGCTGCCGGTCGAGCAGTTCCACCGCCACACCGCGCCCGCCGACTGGCTGGAGAGCCTGGTCAAGGCCTACGTCGGCGACGGCCTGGCCAACGACTTCTACCGCGAGGTCGCGGCCTACCTCGACCCCGGCACCCGGGACCTGGTGGTCACCTCGGTCGAGGGCGGGGAGCACGCCGCCTTCGTGGTGGACCGGGTACGCGCGGCGATCGCCGCGGACCCCCGGGTCGGCGGCCGGCTCGCGCTCTGGGGGCGCCGGCTGATGGGGGAGGCGCTGATCCAGGCCCAGCGGGTGGCGGCCGAGCGGGACGCGCTGTCGGCGCTGCTGGCCGGCGGCGTGGACCGCCCCGGGCTCGACCTGGCCGCGCTGGGCAGGATGTTCACCCGGCTGACCGAGCGGCACGCCGAGCGGATGGCGCTGCTCGGCCTCGACAGCTGA
- a CDS encoding DEAD/DEAH box helicase, with amino-acid sequence MTTFRDLGVHPEIADALERGGIVTPFPIQEMTLSVALMGTDLIGQARTGTGKTLAFGIPVLQRSVAPHDPAYADLPAGKPQALIVAPTRELALQVSSDLHLASKDRGLRVLTIYGGVGYEPQLEALEAGVDIVVGTPGRLLDLANRKALDLGHVHALVLDEADEMLDLGFLPDVERMLRMTPETRQTMLFSATMPAAIVSLARTHMRHPMNIRAESSDDGQTVPATAQFIYQVHDLDKPEILGRVLQSEDAEKMIVFTRTKRQAQRIADDLAERGFASSALHGDMQQAAREKAMTRFREDKLKVLVATDVAARGIDVRGVSHVVNHNCPEDEKAYVHRIGRTGRAGATGTAITFVDWADLHRWKMINKALDLPFESPPETYSTSEHLFHDQGIAPGTRGRIVDPAPAPPRERPERGRPDRGGSERSGSERSGSSERPARERSRRRTRSGDGASTGAGSGPATNGATATEAAPAGGEATEGGAPRSRNRRRRRSSGGRDTGSATATAPASDG; translated from the coding sequence TTGACCACCTTCCGTGACCTCGGGGTCCACCCCGAGATCGCCGACGCGCTCGAGCGCGGCGGCATCGTGACCCCCTTCCCCATCCAGGAGATGACCCTCTCGGTCGCCCTGATGGGCACCGACCTCATCGGCCAGGCCCGGACGGGCACCGGCAAGACCCTCGCCTTCGGCATCCCGGTGCTGCAGCGCAGCGTGGCCCCGCACGACCCGGCCTACGCCGACCTGCCCGCGGGCAAGCCGCAGGCGCTGATCGTGGCCCCGACCCGCGAGCTCGCGCTCCAGGTCTCCAGCGACCTGCACCTGGCCAGCAAGGACCGCGGCCTGCGGGTGCTGACGATCTACGGCGGCGTCGGCTACGAGCCGCAGCTGGAGGCCCTCGAGGCCGGCGTCGACATCGTCGTCGGCACGCCCGGACGCCTGCTCGACCTGGCCAACCGCAAGGCGCTCGACCTGGGCCACGTGCACGCCCTGGTCCTGGACGAGGCCGACGAGATGCTGGACCTCGGCTTCCTGCCCGACGTCGAGCGGATGCTCCGGATGACGCCGGAGACCCGGCAGACGATGCTGTTCTCGGCCACCATGCCGGCCGCGATCGTGTCCCTGGCGCGCACCCACATGCGTCACCCGATGAACATCCGCGCGGAGTCCTCCGACGACGGCCAGACCGTGCCGGCGACCGCGCAGTTCATCTACCAGGTCCACGACCTCGACAAGCCCGAGATCCTGGGCCGCGTCCTGCAGTCCGAGGACGCGGAGAAGATGATCGTCTTCACCCGCACCAAGCGCCAGGCCCAGCGGATCGCCGACGACCTCGCCGAGCGCGGGTTCGCCTCGAGCGCCCTGCACGGCGACATGCAGCAGGCCGCCCGCGAGAAGGCGATGACCCGCTTCCGCGAGGACAAGCTCAAGGTCCTCGTCGCCACCGACGTCGCCGCCCGCGGCATCGACGTGCGCGGGGTCAGCCACGTGGTCAACCACAACTGCCCCGAGGACGAGAAGGCCTACGTCCACCGGATCGGTCGGACCGGGCGCGCCGGCGCGACCGGCACCGCGATCACCTTCGTGGACTGGGCCGACCTGCACCGCTGGAAGATGATCAACAAGGCCCTCGACCTGCCGTTCGAGTCGCCCCCGGAGACGTACTCGACCTCCGAGCACCTCTTCCACGACCAGGGCATCGCCCCGGGCACCCGCGGCCGCATCGTCGACCCTGCCCCGGCACCCCCGCGCGAGCGTCCCGAGCGCGGCCGTCCCGACCGCGGCGGCTCCGAGCGGTCCGGCTCCGAGCGGTCCGGCTCCTCGGAGCGTCCGGCGCGTGAGCGCAGCCGCCGGCGCACCCGCTCCGGCGACGGCGCGAGCACCGGCGCCGGCAGCGGTCCCGCGACGAACGGTGCCACCGCGACCGAGGCCGCCCCGGCCGGTGGCGAGGCCACCGAGGGAGGCGCCCCCCGCAGCCGCAACCGTCGTCGCCGCCGCTCCTCGGGCGGTCGCGACACCGGCTCCGCCACCGCGACGGCCCCGGCCTCCGACGGCTGA
- a CDS encoding DUF3107 domain-containing protein: protein MEVKIGVQYAARELVVDSAETQENIQQAVADAVAGDGVLTLTDTKGRTVVVPATKLAYVEIGTSSTGAVGFRG, encoded by the coding sequence GTGGAGGTCAAGATCGGCGTCCAGTACGCCGCCCGCGAGCTCGTCGTCGACAGCGCCGAGACGCAGGAGAACATCCAGCAGGCCGTGGCCGACGCCGTGGCAGGCGACGGCGTGCTCACGCTCACCGACACCAAGGGCCGCACCGTCGTGGTGCCGGCCACCAAGCTCGCCTACGTCGAGATCGGCACCAGCAGCACCGGCGCCGTCGGCTTCCGCGGCTGA
- a CDS encoding TetR/AcrR family transcriptional regulator: protein MVIGQHDVEEGRPRGGRLPRSERRAQLLDAALGVFVAQGFHAAAMDDIADRAGVSKPVLYQHFPGKLELYLALLDTSCDAIISGCREALEATQDNKQRVAATVDAFYTYVAHDAGAFRLVFESDLTNEPAVREQVDRVTADCATMIAAVIADDTGLPAGASRLLAVSLVGMAQVSARFWLTEAGGLERQEAAALVAGLAWRGIRGYPKTEEH, encoded by the coding sequence GTGGTCATCGGCCAGCACGACGTGGAGGAGGGCCGCCCGCGTGGCGGACGCCTGCCGCGCAGCGAACGACGCGCCCAGCTGCTCGACGCCGCGCTCGGCGTCTTCGTCGCGCAGGGCTTCCACGCCGCGGCGATGGACGACATCGCCGACCGGGCCGGGGTGTCCAAGCCGGTGCTCTACCAGCACTTCCCGGGCAAGCTCGAGCTGTACCTCGCGCTGCTCGACACCTCCTGCGACGCCATCATCTCGGGCTGCCGCGAGGCCCTGGAGGCCACGCAGGACAACAAGCAGCGGGTGGCGGCCACCGTCGACGCCTTCTACACCTACGTCGCCCACGACGCCGGCGCCTTCCGCCTCGTCTTCGAGTCCGACCTGACCAACGAGCCGGCCGTGCGCGAGCAGGTCGACCGGGTCACCGCCGACTGCGCGACCATGATCGCGGCCGTCATCGCCGACGACACCGGCCTGCCTGCCGGCGCCTCGCGGCTGCTGGCCGTCTCGCTGGTCGGGATGGCCCAGGTCAGCGCCCGCTTCTGGCTCACCGAGGCCGGTGGGCTCGAGCGCCAGGAGGCCGCCGCCCTGGTCGCCGGGCTGGCCTGGCGCGGCATCCGCGGCTACCCCAAGACCGAGGAGCACTGA
- the moeZ gene encoding adenylyltransferase/sulfurtransferase MoeZ, with protein sequence MSLAPLVEPADELTNDEVRRYSRHLIIPDVGMAGQKRLKNAKVLVIGAGGLGSPALLYLAAAGVGTLGIAEFDEVDESNLQRQIIHTQSDIGKSKAVSAKESIAEANPYVEVVLHEERLDNDNVMDVFRGYDLIVDGTDNFATRYMVNDAAYFLGIPYVWGSIYRFDGQASVFAPSLADDAPCYRCLYPEPPPPGMVPSCAEGGVLGVLCAAIGSIQVNEAIKLITGIGDPAVGKLVIYDALELEWRKLRVRKDPDCALCGENATVTGLIDYDAFCGAISDEAADAAAGSTISVVQLEHMLKERAEGTRDFTLVDVREQNEFEINKIPGSVLIPKGEFLNGNAFEQLPQDTPVVLHCKSGVRSAEALAALKGAGYSDAVHVGGGVVAWVNQIDPSQPSY encoded by the coding sequence GTGTCCCTGGCCCCCCTGGTGGAACCCGCCGACGAGCTGACCAACGACGAGGTCCGTCGCTACAGCCGGCACCTGATCATCCCCGACGTCGGGATGGCCGGCCAGAAGCGGCTGAAGAACGCCAAGGTGCTCGTGATCGGCGCCGGCGGGCTCGGCTCGCCCGCGCTGCTCTACCTGGCCGCGGCCGGCGTCGGCACGCTCGGCATCGCCGAGTTCGACGAGGTCGACGAGTCGAACCTGCAGCGCCAGATCATCCACACCCAGTCCGACATCGGGAAGTCCAAGGCGGTGTCGGCCAAGGAGTCGATCGCCGAGGCCAACCCGTACGTCGAGGTGGTGCTGCACGAGGAGCGCCTCGACAACGACAACGTGATGGACGTCTTCCGCGGCTACGACCTCATCGTCGACGGCACCGACAACTTCGCGACCCGCTACATGGTCAACGACGCGGCCTACTTCCTGGGCATCCCGTACGTGTGGGGCTCGATCTACCGCTTCGACGGCCAGGCCTCGGTCTTCGCGCCCTCGCTGGCCGACGACGCCCCGTGCTACCGCTGCCTCTACCCCGAGCCCCCGCCGCCCGGCATGGTCCCCAGCTGCGCCGAGGGCGGCGTGCTCGGTGTGCTCTGCGCCGCGATCGGCTCGATCCAGGTCAACGAGGCCATCAAGCTGATCACCGGCATCGGCGACCCGGCCGTGGGCAAGCTCGTCATCTACGACGCCCTCGAGCTGGAGTGGCGCAAGCTGCGCGTGCGCAAGGACCCCGACTGTGCGCTGTGCGGTGAGAACGCAACCGTCACCGGCCTGATCGACTACGACGCGTTCTGCGGCGCGATCTCCGACGAGGCCGCCGACGCGGCCGCCGGCTCCACCATCTCGGTGGTGCAGCTGGAGCACATGCTGAAGGAGCGCGCGGAGGGCACCCGTGACTTCACGCTGGTCGACGTCCGGGAGCAGAACGAGTTCGAGATCAACAAGATCCCCGGCTCCGTGCTGATCCCCAAGGGCGAGTTCCTCAACGGCAACGCCTTCGAGCAGCTGCCGCAGGACACCCCGGTCGTCCTGCACTGCAAGTCCGGCGTGCGCTCGGCCGAGGCCCTGGCCGCGCTCAAGGGCGCCGGCTACTCCGACGCCGTTCACGTCGGCGGCGGCGTGGTCGCCTGGGTGAACCAGATCGACCCGAGCCAGCCGTCCTACTGA
- a CDS encoding GNAT family N-acetyltransferase, which yields MTLADDLLAVYDDRLRGEAEVASAGWSAPHGPLWLARYGRHGLVTYRTLDGLTGDALDALVADVAARWAADPEVTEWEWKTRGHDAPADLADRLRAAGLRPEELETIMIGEAAALAVPVDLPEGVEVRRADVGPERETWVGRAAALQRRVFGQGPSDAEVLARFDRNEGRAGMWVAAVGEEVVSAGRLEVVPGTGCAGLWGGCTHPDWRGRGVYRALVAARAAWCLTQDVTYLHSDCSPMSRPILERAGLVAVTTSTPWVGPGGAAPAVPAAGD from the coding sequence GTGACGCTCGCCGACGACCTGCTCGCCGTCTACGACGACCGGCTCCGCGGCGAGGCCGAGGTGGCCTCCGCCGGCTGGTCGGCGCCCCACGGCCCGCTCTGGCTGGCGCGGTACGGCCGGCACGGCCTGGTCACCTACCGGACGCTCGACGGCCTCACCGGCGACGCGCTCGACGCGCTGGTCGCCGACGTCGCGGCCCGGTGGGCCGCCGACCCCGAGGTCACCGAGTGGGAGTGGAAGACCCGGGGCCACGACGCGCCCGCGGACCTCGCCGACCGGCTGCGCGCCGCCGGGCTGCGGCCCGAGGAGCTCGAGACGATCATGATCGGTGAGGCGGCCGCGCTGGCCGTCCCCGTCGACCTGCCCGAGGGTGTCGAGGTCCGCCGCGCCGACGTCGGCCCCGAGCGGGAGACCTGGGTCGGCCGGGCCGCCGCCCTGCAGCGGCGGGTGTTCGGACAGGGCCCGAGCGACGCCGAGGTGCTCGCCCGGTTCGACCGCAACGAGGGCCGCGCCGGGATGTGGGTGGCCGCCGTGGGGGAGGAGGTCGTCAGCGCCGGCCGGCTCGAGGTCGTCCCCGGCACCGGCTGCGCCGGCCTCTGGGGCGGCTGCACGCACCCGGACTGGCGGGGCCGCGGCGTCTACCGGGCGCTGGTCGCCGCCCGCGCCGCGTGGTGCCTGACCCAGGACGTCACCTACCTGCACAGCGACTGCTCGCCGATGTCGCGCCCGATCCTGGAGCGCGCCGGCCTGGTCGCCGTGACCACCAGCACGCCCTGGGTCGGTCCCGGGGGCGCCGCACCCGCCGTCCCCGCCGCGGGGGACTGA